In the Flavobacterium sp. J372 genome, one interval contains:
- a CDS encoding gluconate 5-dehydrogenase yields MNLFDLKGKRALITGGTHGLGLAMAEGLASAGAELIITGTTPSKMEEALVYYKSRGYKASGYLFDVTDEKAAEENVALITKEQGDINILVNNAGIIKREPAITMAVSEFRQVIDVDLVGPFIMSQLVAKQMIDRKEGKIINICSMMSELGRNTVSAYAAAKGGLKMLTKNLATEWAKHNIQVNGIGPGYFATSQTEPIRVDGHPFNEFIISRTPAARWGNPEDLAGAAIFLASKASDFVNGQILYVDGGILATIGKPSNEV; encoded by the coding sequence ATGAATCTGTTTGATTTAAAAGGGAAAAGGGCGCTTATTACGGGTGGCACACACGGCCTCGGCCTTGCCATGGCCGAAGGCCTTGCATCAGCCGGAGCTGAACTTATCATTACCGGTACAACGCCATCTAAAATGGAAGAGGCCCTGGTATATTATAAAAGCAGGGGCTACAAAGCTTCAGGTTACCTGTTTGATGTAACCGATGAAAAGGCTGCTGAAGAAAATGTTGCGCTAATTACTAAAGAACAGGGCGACATAAATATTCTTGTAAATAATGCGGGAATTATTAAAAGAGAACCGGCTATAACAATGGCGGTATCCGAATTCAGGCAGGTGATAGACGTAGATTTGGTGGGGCCCTTTATCATGTCGCAACTTGTTGCAAAACAAATGATTGACAGGAAGGAAGGGAAGATAATAAATATCTGCTCTATGATGAGTGAGTTGGGAAGAAATACTGTTTCAGCATACGCAGCGGCAAAGGGCGGGCTTAAGATGCTTACCAAAAATCTGGCAACAGAATGGGCAAAACACAATATTCAGGTAAACGGCATAGGTCCGGGTTACTTCGCAACGTCACAAACAGAGCCAATCCGTGTTGACGGGCATCCGTTCAATGAATTTATCATTAGCAGGACTCCGGCGGCGCGCTGGGGCAACCCCGAAGACCTTGCAGGCGCGGCAATTTTCCTTGCTTCAAAAGCCAGCGATTTTGTAAACGGGCAGATTTTATATGTTGACGGTGGCATCCTGGCCACAATCGGAAAGCCGTCCAACGAAGTTTAG